In Zingiber officinale cultivar Zhangliang chromosome 9B, Zo_v1.1, whole genome shotgun sequence, the genomic window TCAAAACTAAGGCGACAAATCTTGTgtctaaacaaaataataaaaatctcaattagtctcattgactatctctggatGACAAGTCTACCTCACGAAACGACCAGAAGGGTAAATCGAAAAGCAGGTACAACGGTCAACCCAAACACCCAACATCCTTTGTTTGCATGTTCcatttaaaagaaaattcttataaatatgtCATAAATAGAGATCAAACTATGAATACTTAGATGACAATCTGAGTGTCCTTACAGGGACACAAATCCTGTGTCTAAAAATCAtataaatgttaaaaaaaatgagCAAGTATCATAAGCATGCACAATCTATGGAAGCTGTTGAACTGTACAACTTGGGTATGCAGCAGACATCCAATGAAGAATTAACCTCTTGAGTTTGAGTTTGCAATTGATCTCCCACAACAAACTCGTACACCTTACCATCTACttcaatcgaactgcatccgggaagctttttcatatttttctccctcatcaacatcctcaacttCCACGCATCACCCCACAACCCTACACCGGCGTAGAGATTCGACAGGAGCACATATGAACTCGAGTTCCAAATCCTCTCTCCGGTTAAACATTGCACCAGCTTTTGGCCCATGTCAAGGTCTCGGTGGTTCCTACAAGCACTGAGCAATGACCTCCACACCACATCATTTGGCTCCATCGGCATACTTCGAATCAAACCCAATGCCTCCTCCAATTTCCCTGCTCGGCTGAGGATGTCCACCATGCATCCATAATGCTGGACTTTTGGCTCCAAGCCATGTTCTTTTTGCATCCTCTCAAAACACATTAGCCCTTCGTCCACCATCCCCGCATGACTACAAGCACTCAAAACTGCAATGAATGTTATATCATCAGGCTTCAGCAATTGTCTCTCCATCTCCCGAAAGAGTTCGAGAGCCAAATTGCCATGTCCGTGACAAGCAAAACCACTGATCATTGCATTCCAATGGTCCACACTGTTCGCCGAAATGTCAAACACCTTCAGCGCATCATCTAGTCGACCACATTTGGAGTACATATCGATCAGAGCAACCCCTAGGTTACCATCCATCGACAAGTTGCTCCTCTTAATGTACTCATGAATGGATATTCCATCATTGATGCGTCCTAGTTCAGTGAGCGCCGTGAGAACAGTCGCTAGAGTGGTATTGTCTGGAGCAGCATTGTCTTTGCCTCGCATATTTGCAAAGAGATTCAAAGCTTCCCTGGAGAGCCCATTCTTGACATAGCCATCCATCATGGTGTTCCATGTGATCAAGTCTTTCTCAGCCATCGCCTCAAAGAGTTTCTTGGCATAGTCAATTCTTCCGAGTCCCATGTAGCCGTTAATCATGGTGGTGCAAGATATGACATCCCTTTCAGGCATTTTCTCAAACATGTCCTCTGCGTCTACTACTCTACCACACTTCACATACCCATCGATCATCAAGTTCCAGGAAACCATATCTCTCGCAGGCATTGAGTCGAACAGTTGGCGAGCAGCGTCAATGTTCTGAACAGACACAGTGTATCCACTGAGCATGGTGTTCCAGGTTACAACATTCTTCCTTCGACTGTCCATTTCGTCGAACAGCTCCTCCGCAGCAGACATCTTTGCCTCCTTGACGTACCCATTGATCATCGAGTTCCAAGCGACTGCGTCCCTCTCGAGCACTCTGTCGAACACCTTTCGGGCAATGTGGGGCAGCCCGCACTTGGAGTAGAACGCAATCAAGCCGTTCTGGAGGTAAGGGTTGGAGGCGAGGCCGCTCTTTAGCAGAAGGCCATGGATCTGGGAGCCTTCTAGAAGACGCAAGATGCGGGAGCAGGCGGTGAGGGCGAGCGAGAAGGCGAACTCGTCGGCGGCGACGCTGTCGAAGAGCATGAGTGCGAAGGCGAGGAGGGCTTCGCGGGGATGGCTGCCGCGGGAGGAGGAGCCGATGAGGGCGTTCCAGAGGAAGCGGCGGTGGTCGGTGAAGGGGAGGGAGAAGAAGAGGCGGCGGGCGAGGTGGCGCAGGGGAGGGTGAGGGGAGTAGAAGAGGCGGCGGAGGAGTGGCGCGGGGTGGCGGCGGAGTAGGCCTGAGGTGACGAGGCGGGCGTGGAGCTGGCGGGCGTCGC contains:
- the LOC122025776 gene encoding pentatricopeptide repeat-containing protein At2g45350, chloroplastic-like encodes the protein MPLFLSCSHSPPDAATAALDFLPRCRTPRDARQLHARLVTSGLLRRHPAPLLRRLFYSPHPPLRHLARRLFFSLPFTDHRRFLWNALIGSSSRGSHPREALLAFALMLFDSVAADEFAFSLALTACSRILRLLEGSQIHGLLLKSGLASNPYLQNGLIAFYSKCGLPHIARKVFDRVLERDAVAWNSMINGYVKEAKMSAAEELFDEMDSRRKNVVTWNTMLSGYTVSVQNIDAARQLFDSMPARDMVSWNLMIDGYVKCGRVVDAEDMFEKMPERDVISCTTMINGYMGLGRIDYAKKLFEAMAEKDLITWNTMMDGYVKNGLSREALNLFANMRGKDNAAPDNTTLATVLTALTELGRINDGISIHEYIKRSNLSMDGNLGVALIDMYSKCGRLDDALKVFDISANSVDHWNAMISGFACHGHGNLALELFREMERQLLKPDDITFIAVLSACSHAGMVDEGLMCFERMQKEHGLEPKVQHYGCMVDILSRAGKLEEALGLIRSMPMEPNDVVWRSLLSACRNHRDLDMGQKLVQCLTGERIWNSSSYVLLSNLYAGVGLWGDAWKLRMLMREKNMKKLPGCSSIEVDGKVYEFVVGDQLQTQTQEVNSSLDVCCIPKLYSSTASIDCACL